Below is a window of bacterium DNA.
GGCGGTAATCCGCTGCTCGTAGGCCAGCCGGACTGATTGCGGCACCGGCGGAGCGCCAATCCTCCGACGTCCAATGAAGCTCTCGGGGATCGCGTACAGAAAACGTGCTAACAGCCCGCGCCCTCGGAATCCCGGCTTTGAGGCGAGTCCGCGAAGCACGTCGTTCTGGACCGCGAGGCTTACCGTAAGGCAAGGGTTATCGACGGAGTCGGGCGGGCGATTAACTCGATCGACTCGCAGTGGATCACCCGCGTGGCCTTTGAGGAACACGTCGAAGTTCGGTGCGTTGTTGGGGCTGTACCTTCCGGCCATCGACTCGAAGATCCCGCCCTCAGCTGACAGTACAGCGAACTGCCCATCGTAGTCGCTGATGAGTTGAGCAAGTTTCTCTGGCGTCACATCGTCCCCGAAGATTCGAGGGTGAGGGGGCACACGAAGCGACTCCAACTCATTCGCTGCGTCAACAGCCTGGCGTTCTAGTTGGGCTCGGTCAGGGGGTTCGGCTTTCGCGGCCTCTTTCTGTGCCAGCTGGCATCGCTTCTTGAGAATGTCGTGGCGCGTTCTAGCGTCAGTGATCCCCGGGGCGAGTCGCTCCCACTCTGACTTCTCAAACTCGGTGATTGGCCGGGTTAAATCGGTTACGACGGCTGTCTTCCGGTTGCCTGAATCAAGCACCACTACAACGAACAGGTTGGTCGGTTCCTCCCAACCTGGTCGAACCTCGACACGGAAGCGGCGACCAATAGCGACAGAGCATGCTGCCAGCACGAGGCAGCCGGCCAAGTCCATGGGAGTCTGTGTCGCAAGCGACTCCGCTTTTACGAACTCCGAGAGCGGAGATGGCAGGCTATTGACAGTAAACTCGGGAAGTTTGTGCGAACGGAATGGAATCGGCGAACCCCAGTCATCAGCGCGGTCGTCCTCGATCGCGGGGTGATCGTCGCTGTCGGGTTCAAATGGAACGACTTCGTCTAGTCCATGACCTGCATCGAGGTGATCAAAGGCGTCCTTGCCTTCCTTGGACTGCACGAGCCTAACGGACTCGACCCTGCCTTCCAGGCACTGGGCCACATCGAGAGCGTGCTTGACGCCCTTGTCGTCCGTGTCGGCCCAAA
It encodes the following:
- a CDS encoding DUF3987 domain-containing protein, whose translation is MQSKEGKDAFDHLDAGHGLDEVVPFEPDSDDHPAIEDDRADDWGSPIPFRSHKLPEFTVNSLPSPLSEFVKAESLATQTPMDLAGCLVLAACSVAIGRRFRVEVRPGWEEPTNLFVVVVLDSGNRKTAVVTDLTRPITEFEKSEWERLAPGITDARTRHDILKKRCQLAQKEAAKAEPPDRAQLERQAVDAANELESLRVPPHPRIFGDDVTPEKLAQLISDYDGQFAVLSAEGGIFESMAGRYSPNNAPNFDVFLKGHAGDPLRVDRVNRPPDSVDNPCLTVSLAVQNDVLRGLASKPGFRGRGLLARFLYAIPESFIGRRRIGAPPVPQSVRLAYEQRITAILQMEPATDNYGKPTARTIRFDRDAADRFRAFEKQIEPELAPFGELGSIQDWGSKHVGSVARICGIIHVVKLANEPSLPDTRRIDLATVTQAIEIGAYFRAHARGAFAEMGADPEVENAGQVLAWISRKDRRSFTVRDAFQDLKSRFRRVADLQPALKLLVEHEYIREQHEERGQGRGRPRSPGYDVNPIFEDIGDIGDRNRTAISDLPSSSGTSVKTKTTFDSYPHNSQYPQNSSDDDDQGEAA